The segment CTCTAGGACTCAAGTCCTAGATTGAATCAGTCGAAGATATAAGGCCTCAAAGGCCCTTCGACTGCAAGGAGTTAATAACAACAATAATAACAATCAATTGTTAACTGCACTCAGCATCCCTGCGTAATCCAACAACATTGGCCAAGTAGACTGTAATACTCGTCAAGTTTTGACCAACAGTTATTGATAGAGATTTGTATGCATCGTCGGtggtcatcatcaagactcTCAGCTTGCGAGAATGCACCGGTATATTCGTCTCGAGTGTGCTGTGGCAAGTGTTTCTCGCGTCCGCGACCCTGGTCAGCTCGTGGAGGACTACATTCTGCGAAAATCTTAGTAAAATAGACATAAGAAGAACGAACATGAACTGGAAAGCTGTACTCGTGGTTGCCGAGGCTCTGGCAATCTGTAGTTCATCAGCAGTGCCATCCGGGGGCGAGAATATCAGCTTTTGCTcctcgaagaagagcaaatATTCCATTCCGATCATCACTTCCCACAAGGCGCCGTAACGGCCTTCTTTAGCCCAGCCCTGGCACCTCATGGTGATCTCGTAGAGTGGTTTTAGTAGACTCTGTATCTCCGCCAAGAGAAGGCAGTCCTGCTGTGAAAGATGATCTTGGACAGGCACCCGTTGTCGGGGCTCTGCTGCCTTCGTGTCGAGATATGTGATGAAATGGTCAATCTGCTCTCGTTTTCGAATTGCACGCTGGATCATCATAAACGTCGAATTCCATCTGGTTTCATTGTTCTGCATCAGTTCGAGATCGATGGCAGCTCGGTCCTCCTCAAAGAGGTGATAATCGTCTTCATCGCGCTGGCTGCAAGCCAGAGATTTCATCAACTCTCGCCGTTGCGGAGAAGCCCTGACGAACCGGACGATGTTATGCAGCTTGCCCACTGCTCCCCGTTTCCGCCAAAGTCGAAGCTCCCGCTCTTCAACTTGGAAAGCCGCCTCGGTGAAGGCTTCTCGCTCAAACGAGTCAGGATCTTCCCCCCAGAGGAACGCTCGAGCTGCAAGGTTGACAATATGCCCAAAGCACCGTGTTCGATTGTTTCTAATATCCTCCTCGGCCAGCGCAGGAGAAAGTTGACGATAGAGGCTCGCCAAGCATGTGTCATTGGACGAGACATTATCGCAGACACCCGCGCCAATCCGATCTCGTATCCCGTACTCGCCGAAGATGTCATATATTGTCGTTGCTTGGTTATCTCCGGAATGAGCTCCCACACACGGCGCAGGGCAAGAAGTCGCGATTGGACTTGATAGGAGGCGTCGAGATAGTGAGCGTGGAGGCCAAGGAAAGCGTACCGGTTTGGAGAAGTCCACATGTCAAAGCTAAAGCTAATCTTTGTGACAGCCTTCTCCAATTGACACGATATTGCTCCCTTCTTCACCTCGAATAATTTCCGCATGGTATCACGCACCGACTGCCGGCTCCACGGCACCTCTTTCGCCAATGACGCATCGTGTAAGTCGAGCATTCGTCGTAAGTACGTATTCGACGGCGCCGTGAAAGGAAGATTGGCAGTAACGATCCAGCCGACCGTCAGCTCCTTCGCTTTATTAACATTGGATCTTGCAGTAGGAAGCTCCAGGCATCGCCGTTTCGAAGGGGGCTGACTGTCAGCGCGAGACGAATCTTCGTACGCATTGCCGTCCGCCTCAGTGATCATATGTGACCTATATCCAGTAAGGCGCTGAAAAGGAATAAATGTCGGACTCATACGCATGTCATATACCTTCGGAGATGTTCAATTGGCGACGTGGTGTTTGTCGCGACGAACAACGAGCTCTTCCCGCGTTCATCACATTTCGAGCAAGCCCAGTAGGTCTGCAACGTCCGCAAATCAGGGCTGACTTCCGTGAGGAAGAATCCGTAGGCTTGAATCCAGCTCCGCCGGCCTTTGCGATTCTTGTTGGCAATATACTCCTCTGGTATATACCTCTTGCAGCCGATCTGAACCGTTGGGAGGTCAGCAAGAGTCGTTCTCCCAGattcagccttgatggaCGCAGCGTCAAGCTGCTGTTTCAGTGATTTGCGCTGACTGCTAATGCCCAGGAGCGTTTCTAGCGACTGCTGTTGTGCTGTCATAGCGGATCATTGGCGAACCGCGGATCGTGGATGCTTCTCATACAGACTTGGGTTCTGAGTCAGCTGCGACACGTCTCGAACACGCGGGCGAACAAAACAATAAATCCGCGACACCCCTACCGTGTCCCTTGATTATCATTGGTGCAATCAGCTCGGGGTCACATTCCGGACCACATCAAATTCATTACCCTACACCTTGGGCCCGACGAACCTCAAAGGGCCTCGTCACTCCCAGGACCGTCGCACAGGAAAACCCATAAAATACAGTATTTCAAGTAAATCAAGTAAATCAAGTTTGAGGCATTATGAACTTACTTACTTGAAATATATAGAGCCGTCAACTTACTTGACTTACTTGAAATACTTGACTTGATACTTGAATTGAGGTCAGCGCTGACCTGCCCTTGACGTGGAAACATACCTTCTGCCAGTCGAACAGCAGATCTCCAAGCATAACGTCGACACTCTGGGAAGGGTCGGCCCAGCTGAACGCCGACATACAGAAGAGGAGGCGagaagaaacaagaagaaaagcccGAGACGAGCTATCGAACAAGCCATCAGAGACCGCCAAGGGCCGGATATCCGGAGACAAGAGCACATCATGCCTTGCATTGTACCTCCATGGTGGCAGGGGCCACAGACGTTCATCGAAACAAACACAGAGGAGGCGCAAATCAAACACGAACAGATCATACAAGACGAGCCGGACGCCGTACACATCTACACAGACGGTAGCGGCAACGGTGGTCATATCGGTGCTGCCGCAGTCTGCACCACCACCCAAGAAACAAAGAGTGCTTACATGGGAGACGACACGACTTCCACCGTCTACGCCGGTGAACTCCAAGGCATTAGTCTGGCCCTCCAGATCGCACAGGAAGACAGGTCCAGAGGCAACAGTAGAAGCAAGGTCTTGATTTACACCGACAACCAGGCCGCCATCCGATCGACCGCAAAGCCCAAGGGTAAGTCGGGGGCATGCCTGCTCAGAAGCATCGCAAAACAGAGCGACGAACTCCAATTACAAGGTCTAAACACCGAGATCAGATGGGTCCCAGCGCACATTGGGATCCAAGGTAACGAAGAAGCGGATCGAGCGGCAAAGGAAGCAACAGGTTGGAGAGAAGGCGACCTCACGGGACCAAAAGCAGCAGAAACGCAGCAGCTATACCCACTCCAATCGACCATCAAGACATGGTCTCCCAAAGAGACAATCACGTCGTGGGAAAGAGACTGAATATGGCCGAGCATCTTTCAGGCACACGCCCAAACCCTCACGCAAGGTCTTGGACTTGCATGACGGGCTCAGCAAGAAGCACAGCGCACTTCTCACGCAGCTTCGGACAGAGAAGATAGACTTTAAGGATTTCCTCTACAACCGAAAGGTTCCAGGCATCTCCAGTAACAGATACCCCTGCGGATGATCCGCAGCGGATCAGATCGACAAACGGTAGCACACGTCCTCCTGCGCTgccaccagcaccaccaacTCCGGGACCAGGAACTAGGACGACTCCGAGGACGCAACAATCTCCGGAAGTTACTGAACGAGCGCAAAGCAGCCGCCAAGGCAATCAAGTTCATCGAACTGACTCAGATCCTTGGGCAATTTCAGGATCGAGACCTGAATAGACAAAGCTGAGCATTGGGGGGAGACTGTAGGTATGCGGCCGCGAAAGAGAGGGCTTCACAACCCGAGAGAGCCTCGAATCAAGGTTCCATCAGCATTAAACCACTGCGTACATGGGCCTGCCAGCAAATGTAGATAGTGGtaagagagagaaaagtgGAACAGCATCGCGGAACAATACTGATCCGTGAGACTTCGGCTGTTCGCCGGACCCCGTTATCCGGGCATAATCGTTTAGACGATTACAACCGAGTAGGATAtaatcaaatcaaatcaaatcaaatcagCCCTCCCTCAGCACTAACAGCACAAAAATGCCTGGAAACTCGGGCATCAACCGCCCCGTCTGACGACCAACTTCATTCATTTCGGTGTCTATTTCTGACTAGAAGCTCTGTTTACCCAACGATTATACATATGCACCATGTTCACGAACACACAAAATACTTGTTGATTATTATCGCAGCTAGTTCGGTATACGCCACGGCAGATGTAGACCATTAAATAGAAACAGAGATCAACCAAAGCCCTTACTCTTGTGGGATCTCCATTTGCAAAAGCGCCCGAGCTTCCCGTGCAGCTTTCCTTCTCCCTCAGATTCGTAGACTTGCGTGACCGCCAAAGACTGGACTGGCTATACAAGCGACGGTAACTGTTGTAACGCCTCGCGTGTGGCGGCGAGGTATGCCACGCTCTGCATCGTATCCGGATGGTTTTCTCCAAGCACATGACGGCGAAAGTCCAAGGCggtttgatgaagctgaagggCCTCATCATATCGCCCCTGAGCATGGTACGTCGTCGCGAGGTCCGCCAGGCTCCTGATCGTATCCGGATGCTTCTCCCCAAGCACCTTCCATCGGAGATCCAGTACTTCTTGATCAATGCCTTCGGCCTCGACATATCGACCCTGCTCATGGTACGTCGTTGCGAGAGCTGCCATGCTCCTGATCGTATCCAGATGCTTCTCCCCAAGCACCTCTCGTCGGAGTTCTAGTACTTTGACCGCGATctcttcgtcctcgtcatGTCGGCCCTGCGCATGGTACGTCGCCGCGAGGTCCGCCATGCTCCTGATCGTATCGGGATGCTTCTCGCCAAGCACCTTCCATCGGAGAACCCATGCACGATTATCCACTGGTTCCCTCTCTCTCCACCGCCCTCGATCATACAGAAAATACGATACTCTCTGAAGCAGAGTCGCTGTCTTAACCTCCATCCTGCTCACCTCCGCCCACTCCCCCACTCGTATAGCATGTTTCACGTACTGCTCGCATCGTGCCCATGAACTCGGTTCTGATGGTGGGAAAAGGCCATCTACGATCTGCAGAGCTGTGCTAGCATAGTATGCTTCACTGTTTTCTGACTCATTCTCGATACTCAGCGCCTCACCCAGGATCGTCTCAATTGTGCCACATACTCTCAGCCCATATCGCAAGGCCTCTTGCACGAGCTTGTGCATCTCATACCTTCGTTCGCCTTGCTCTGTCTGACGCAGGCTAAGGAAAGAAAACTCTTTCAGTCGCGTGATGGCTTCCAGAACCTCAAGCTCCGTGGCCTGTTTCACTGAGTCCTCCTTGTCATTGTCACATCGATCAGCAACTGCCGCTATCAACTCGTACGGTATATCTTGACTGTCAACATATGCAACCACATGCAACATCCGGTACGATATCTCGCTTTCTGCTCGGATCCGCTTCGTCAAGATCCTCCACGTCTCGAGCACACTGTTCGACACCTCCGGTCGTCGATGTCGGTCAGCGTCGCTAACCTTTAGCATATCCCATCGGATCTTGCCTTGCCTAAGGAAACCTAAGTATTGCTCGGACGTCATTGACATACGCCGCATATAGGCGCCAGCTTGCGAGATTGCCAACGGTAGGCATTGTAGCTCTTCCAATAAAGCGCCTACTCCTGCGTCCCTCAATCCCCTCTCCACCGTCGACGAATCACCCCTTGTCCTCGCGAGAAGCGTCGTCGCTTCATCCATCGTCATAGAATGCACTGCAATACCGCGAGGCGATCCAACAAGCGTGCCGACAATATGCGCGTCTCGACTCGTCCATAGTACCGTCCCCTGCGATCCGCGAGGGACATATTTGTATAGAGTATCgttcatctcttcatcttttgcTTGTTGGTCCACTCCGAACAGCCTCAGGTCGTCAGCGTTGTCGACGACCATGACCCATTTCGATCGAGCTTCAATTGCGCTGCATACCGCATCTAGCAGGTCCGACCCGTCAAGCCGCTCGTCAACCCCGAGCTTCTTCCCGATCGTCTTATAATCGGATGTGAAAGTCGCTTCATTGTCGGCGTGCACCCAGAAGACACAGCATTTGTCGTCGGCATCGCATCGTCGGTACGCGTAGTCTAGCGCGATCTGTGTCTTGCTTAGTTCGTCCCTCCGTTAGCCCTCTCGCAACATCGTAGCGTTCCAAAACTGGGGACCTTACCCCGATCCCCCTAAGCCCCAGAGGGCAGCGCTGCGCGATCCTGCCGATTGCGGTAAAAGCTCGTCTAGCCTGTCGATGGGACCCGGTCGATGGACCAAATCCTCGTTGCGGGGATAGGGGATGACGCGGACGACTTCGGCAGGGGCCTGCGGGTGGGGCAGGCTGTGGTAAACATTTCCTTGGACGTTTCCCTGGTGGATGACAGTGTTGTCGCGGAAGTGGCTGTTGATGACCTCTCGCTGCTCATATGCTGAATGCGGTAACATCCTGATGTTGACTCAATTAAGATCGATCAACGAACTTTCTTCAGCATAGGTCGAATCTTGAGTGCGAATGCAAAGACCAATTTGCTCACTCCGGCCGCTCACGTGATTCTACGTCAATGCGTCATCTTCGATTTTGTTCGCCTTGGGTTCATAGCGCAATACTGTATGCAACTCTCCCGCCCAAGGGATCTTCAGCTTCCATATCAACAATAAAAGGAGCTCAACACCTTTGTCCTTCTGTTCTTTTTCCCCAAGATTCTGCATCGCTATTGTCTTGAATCAAGATCCGAACGTTTCATCCTGCCGATGAGCCTATGGTCACGTGTTCTAGGCAGCCATGAAGGAAACGTCTCCCTTGTCCTTTGCGCTTTGTTGGCAATGGCCCCGCCCGCCACATTCCCCTCTGTCGGGCTTGACTTCTTTCCTCGTTCTTTCGCTGACAGTCAGCCGTCGCGAAGCATTTGCCCCCTGGACGTCACCTCTCGCCTGACATGTATACGCCCGATTACGATCCTCGCCACGCTAATAATAGCCCCTTCTCTTTCGATGATGAGTTTGCATTGATCGCAGAACCCCACAATTTCGAACATGTGAAACTCCTTGCGCTAATGGCAGCCCCTTTCAAGACAAACGCCTGCCGTTACTTGAGTTAGGTGATTGGTGTTGAAGTATAAGCCTCAACAGTCTTCTGGGGGTAACCAATTTTTGTTTCATCAATTGGGATCCCAACTTCCGAGCCGATGGGGACAATCCAGCATGCGTTCACTACGACATCGAATGGAAGCTTCAGCTCAAGAAGGGTAGATTGTCCAAGCTCGTCGAGATTACAGAAGAGAACCTCACCCTTGCCCCTGGCGCCTACTGGGACAAGTTTCTGAGCGTCGAGCTAGCGGCAACCGTGAAGGACAAACTTCCTGAGCCGAGATACGAGCCCGATGAGACGACCGTTGCTGTGAGCGTAGAGAAACGTAGCGAACGTAACATGAGAAAGCAATTCGATGGCCTTGACGTTGACTGGACGACGATAGAAGATAAGCTGAGAGGCTGGGATCCAGCCACCAGCCGCGACTACCCGGCAGCGCTCATCATAtgtcaatcaaatcaactttggCCCCgaagttgatttgattgacaGCCCTCGAGCTCAaagttgatttgtttgatttgattgatacCCTTTTCAATTCCGTGAGTGGAGACCCCTACCCGAAGTCATCCCCCTCGTGTACACCAACACTCAGCTACCCACCCAACTACCTAACCTTACTCCGCCCTGCCTGACCCAGTTCTTGAGGCACTGAACGTGTTCCAATGTATCCGAGCACATCGAAAGCCTCTGAGGCGTCAACATCAGCTTCGCTAGGCTAAATTGCCTCTCACAATCGCTTGCCATCGCTGGAATAGCAAAGACATCCAGAGCAAAGCTGCTCAGTGAAGGAAATGAAGCCCCGTGGTCTCTCCACTATTGGATAACATCCTGCGTATCCTGTGGCTCGAGACGGAGATACCTTTCGAGCTCGCCGACACTGCCGCTCGTCGCAAACGCTTTCTTCGTCTTGCTGTTAATCCATGTACTGATCATCCTCTTGGCCCTCTCGTCCTTAGAGCTGCGTCGTACTTCATTGTTTCTTCACACAGTCCCTGGTTCGCGTCGTACCAACGGGTAAAGTAATCCTTAATTCCAACCTTGGCATCACGAACCCAGGCGAGTTGTTCCTCAGAAACCCAAGTGGCCTCTAACCGGCTGATCCCGAACCTCGGATGAAGAATAATCGCTGCCGCAAATAAGGGAGATTCTCCGAGTTTGTCATAATACTCATTTAGCTTCTTCCACCCGTTATTAATCGATGCCCGGATATAGGCTCGATGGTCTGCTGGTAATGTGCTCTTTTGCGACGTCTCGGACGCTGATCGCTTCTCCGTCGTGGAATATTCAGCCCGAGAATGCAGCGGTAAGGCAGATTCTATGAATCTCGTGGGTTGGCTCCGCTGCAGTAGCGCGTaaacctcatcctcgtcaaagCGGGCAGGGAGGCGGCGTACGCGGCTTGGCCGGCTGTTGCGCTCACGGAAATTTGTCGGCGCCGTTGCAATCCGCTCCGCGGCATCCAGATGAGTTTCACCCACTATCTCCGCCGCAACTTCACTATAGAAGACTTTCCAGTCCTTAAAGTGCTCCAGCAGATATTCCATTCCTATCAACACCTCCCATATTCGCAAAGCCCTCTCAATCATCATGTACGTTGAGTTCCACCGCGTTTCGTTGTTCATGACAACCTCGAGCTCAGCCGTGGATTCCTCGCAGAGCCGATATCCCTCGTAATCCTGCTCCCGGGCTATTCGCTTGAAATGTTCACTGCGCTGCGGCGGCGAACGGATAAATTTGACAATATTGCGGAGCTTACCAATGGGACCCTTCGTGCGCCAATGATCCAGGTCCTGCTCAATAAGGTCGCGCATGCTGTTAATGTCAGACTCCAGCTCAAACGAGTCGGCGTCTTTGCCAAAGAGAAAGGCTCGCGCGACGAGATTGAGCGTGTGCCCATAATATCGCATCCGGCGGGCCTTTCTATCAACAGGCCGCATCGATGGATCGAGTTTCTTGTACATGTGGTACAGACAAGTATCGTTTGCCGCCATGTTATCAGAGATGGCACAGCCAACTCGCCCCTCAATCTCCCATTCGTGGACGATGTCGACCAGAGAACCGGCAAGGTTCTCGCCACTATGAGCACCAGATTGACGGCGCAAAGCCAGAAGACGGGACTGCTGATGCCCCAGTTGATCGATAAAGTGCGCAAATACAGCCATAATTGCAAAGCGATTTGGTGACGTCCAGAGATCGAAGCTAATGTGCACCGCTGTCAACGCGTTACAGAGCTCTGCCTTGATTGTATCTCGCTTTCCTTCAAAGAGCCGGTGTATCTCTACAACGAGGTCTTTAAAGCCTTCCATCCGCAAAGTTAATCGAGGCAGCTTTTTCGAGCTGGGGAGGAATTTACACCTAGTGCACAACATAAGCATATCCGAAGAGGGAAAAAGTCGAATTGCCACGCTTGTCAGGGACTTCAAGTAGGGcagccaaggtcaagaagttcaaggagaCCCTTGGCGCCGGTCAGTCGTAATAAAAGGAGGCGCCAAACAGTTTGGGGATGTGAGCAGTGTGATGTAGCGATTTGTAACTCTAGAGgttgctggtacttctacCATAGGCTAAAATAGGTGAGGGGTAGGTACCTCAAATTCGATGCATTTTTATTGGCTGCCCACCCCTGCTGTGACCCGACCGGAGCTCCTCGGCAATTGAAGGGATAGCTATAAACTGAAAAATCTATTTACACTGTAAAAAAAACTCTATAATTAAGCTTTTccttataaagtatttaatttaaaaaacATCTAGgaaaattatataatatagctattactATCCTATTACTAAAAATACTTTTTCTatatttttagctattttatttgAGGTTTGAATTGCTGTGGCgtaagctatttttagctgtaCTGTCCAGTGCgtcgctcgcttatcaaacacATTAGTTCATGTTTTTCTCCGGGATTATTTCTACCATTGGAAGCCGCATTGAACGTGGAAGTAGCGGGAAGTTCCGTGAGAGCTCCATTCTAAGCTCGCGCAGGTGTAACGCAGTCATGATATTCTTATCTGAACATTGGCCAAGGCGAACGACCTTGCCGCTGTGCTGCTGGAAATTTCATAGCCAGTCCTATCGCGGCCGCGAATCTCAGGGATGACGCATTCTGACGGTTCTACCAGCAATTAACAAACGTTCTCGCTGGAACCTGTCTCTTTCTAGGTCTCTGTCTCCATCTCATATTGCAACTGCCTAACAACCTCGCTCATCGCCGACCTACGATAACACCGCCTCTGAAACCCTCCTGACGCCCAGGCGTACCCGTGCGAGTTTGGAACACCTTGGCAGTGTGATTAATCACTCTGGCGTCAGGGTCTCACGCTCTTCAACCGTCATGTGCAATTCACCTTCGTCCAACAAAGCCGTCGGTAGCCCGCCCTCTGGTTAGCAATCCCGCCGTCGCCAGCACTGCCACTCAagttttttttctttcttttgttttcttttctttttttcagCCCGACCCCGCCCTCCGACCCTGCATACTGACCATTCCAGCGCCCACAATCACTCCGAACACCAAGGCGCCAGCGAATATTCCTCCCAAGACGGACAAGCCTCGCCCGCACGTTTGCAGCACTTGCCAGCGCTCGTTCGCCCGATTGGAACATCTCAAGCGACACGAGCGCTCCCACACCAAGGAGAAACCCTTTGAGTGTCCCGAATGCTCACGATGCTTCGCCCGCAGCGATCTGCTACTGCGCCACCGGCAGAAGCTGCACCAGACCTCGATCCCCTCGTCACGTCCCCGAAATCGTCGCGGTTCTGCCAGCGACGTCGCATCCGGCCAGAGCCGAGCTCGCAAGAATAGCGTCGCACGACCCAACCCAACCGCATCCAATGTACCGGCCACTTCTATGAGGCCGCGGGCAAACACTATCACCCATGTTGACAGCAGCACGATGCAGATGATGGCTGCTGCGAACTCCTCCGTCGTACGAGGCATGTATCCTAGCCGCACCCATAGCCGACACTCGAGTCTGGCCGGTTCGCCCATCCACAGCTTGGACCATGATTCTGGTGGCATGTCAGCTGCCATGGGACTCCGAGATGTGCAGCACGGGCTGCCCAAGCTGGAAACGCACACCTTGGGCGGCCTGGAGTTCAGTAACGACCTCCGGACAGCGCCGCCAATGGCCGCCTTCAACACTGAATTCGACCTCGAGGGCTTCCTTTTCGGACCGAGCTCGACGACAAACCCCAATGCCCTCCATAACAATGATTTACCGCAATCGATGGTCTTGGAACAGGCCTCATCGTTTGCGCCGTCCTGTAATGAGATACCATTGAGCCAAACCCTCGACGAGGATTTTGACTGTTTTACTGGATGGGACTAGTTTCTAATGGTAGTACGTATCTCGTCGTTGCAACCCCGGTCTTAAGGTCATCAATTAAGTAGGGCCAGGGTTAGCAAGATTgtaaatatctttattaaatttaaagGTTGActagaaaataataattaaaatttACTAGAAATTAAATAcaataaataaatatataaaaagtaatcGCGGACGCGCTGTTGCGATCAGAGTCCCACGTAACAATGGTCTGATTAACAATGCCAAGATCCATCAGGCTGTAACGACGGAATCACCTCCCTTCCCCGGACCCTATGCCACGTCAGATTATGTCGCTTGAAACATAAAGAAGGTCATTTGGTCAACGATCAACGCTCGGGCCTCCTTCGAACGTATGGCAATTGTTGGGATGCCCCTGCAAACTTGCAGTTAGCCACCTCAGCTCGACAGAGGCAATGCGCAATATGGCTGGCAAAGTGCATAGCTGCGTTAGCGTTGCCGCAGTTTTAAGTTCCAGGCAGCAATAGTTTAATAACCTTTGAGAAATCTAAGTTAAAAAACTGCCGTATCTTGCCGGTTTCATCCACCTTATCTGTCGCCATACTTAAAGCGACTGGTCGGTATTTATCATAAGGCGAGAGAGAAAGCTCGGTTACGGCCAACAACTGTAATTCAGCAGGACgtttcttctttgagggCAAATCGGTAATACAGATCACCAAGTCCTGCAGGACTCACCGATCTCCGCGGAGCGGGCCGGTTTGCCCAACAACGACTTGAGCCATTGACCAGGGTGGCGATCAACTTAATCTGGGGTGTTGATTGGGTTGAAGCAGGGGTGGCACGGTGTGTTTTATGGGACGTGCACGCTCGCACGGTCCACTGGTGCATCCGTTGTCCACCAGATGTGtgattgaattgaattgatcgCCAGCCTGGAACTTGCCAGCCAATGATTGCCCATTCAAGCCCCTGTTTTCGAATTGTCCGCCTGTATTTGTTAGTTTTTGACAAGTGCCATTGCACGCCCGATGGCCCTGTGCATTAGCTACGTGGTCAGCTGCCCGCTATTAAATTCTGTGTACGGAGGCGCATGTGTCGAAGTCTGCTTTGCTTACCCCATCGAGAGGACTGTGTTACGATCCTCGCGGTTACGTTACGTGGACCCACAAATTTCCCCCAATCAACTAAGGACTCACGCATTCTCCTCATTTCCATCGTGAGCCACTCGACAGGACTTACGATAAGACTCACGACTCACTACTACGAGTCACCACAAGTATATAGAATACACTCATTTACACTTTCATAGATTctagctcaccagctatcaataaaacttctttacaTTGATcaagcctaacacgcattgaATCTACcattaagagacgtgacacttcgacaacgctcagcatcacgccctacgcaATCTGCCAAcaataaacctagcacggcttagtttaACACAGTTGGACCCAACCGTCACAGCTGTTGGGTCAAGCAAGCTGTATTTAAGCCTTCGACAGGGCTTGGATCAAAACCGAAAACGGCaataacgtacatgataagcgagtggatcagcatactgtgcagctaaaaatagcctacccATAACACtttaaagcttaaataaaatagctaaaaacgtaaaataataactattaataatagtatacTCATATGGTTATTCTCTGCGACtagatataataaaataGTAGATGTTACTGTTGAATGGAAGGCATAGCTGGGATGTCACGTGCAGGTCAGGGATTTCAAGATTGCGTCTGGAAACAGTCAGGGACAGATTTTAACACATCACAAGATGAATACACAAATCTGCTTCAAAggaccgaatacacgtaatgtgCAACAGTTATTATGCTTTACGTTCCTACTCATGAGCCACTGTATGCTGCATAATTTTGAACAGGCGCTGGGGtctcacgtgcaagcagggatacttcAAGATTACaaccgaaatggtaaaacctctaagaGGTAGAATTtaacacaacacaacatgaataaCGTATTTGATAAGCGAACCGGCCAGACAACCGAACCGGCCAGTATATTTTTCACCTTTAAAGCTATTTTTTGAATAATTCTTAAAAATTCaaattaagcctaaaatGGCTAAAATCTTAATAGCTTATCTCCTAAGAGCCCAACAGGCTGCAATCCGTACCCCGCCCCACCCTATCCCTGTCATTACAGCAGTACGAGCGGGGTACCAAAAGCTTCAGCTTCCATCCTTTCATAGCCAAATTCCTATATAATTCATGGCGATTCAATCAATGAATACCTCTTCAGACCCTAGTCAAAGACAGGAGATCGATTCCTATGATGACAAGAG is part of the Fusarium oxysporum Fo47 chromosome VII, complete sequence genome and harbors:
- a CDS encoding uncharacterized protein (expressed protein) → MIRSGSDRQTVAHVLLRCHQHHQLRDQELGRLRGRNNLRKLLNERKAAAKAIKFIELTQILGQFQDRDLNRQS
- a CDS encoding Tetratricopeptide repeat-domain-containing protein → MVVDNADDLRLFGVDQQAKDEEMNDTLYKYVPRGSQGTVLWTSRDAHIVGTLVGSPRGIAVHSMTMDEATTLLARTRGDSSTVERGLRDAGVGALLEELQCLPLAISQAGAYMRRMSMTSEQYLGFLRQGKIRWDMLKVSDADRHRRPEVSNSVLETWRILTKRIRAESEISYRMLHVVAYVDSQDIPYELIAAVADRCDNDKEDSVKQATELEVLEAITRLKEFSFLSLRQTEQGERRYEMHKLVQEALRYGLRVCGTIETILGEALSIENESENSEAYYASTALQIVDGLFPPSEPSSWARCEQYVKHAIRVGEWAEVSRMEVKTATLLQRVSYFLYDRGRWREREPVDNRAWVLRWKVLGEKHPDTIRSMADLAATYHAQGRHDEDEEIAVKVLELRREVLGEKHLDTIRSMAALATTYHEQGRYVEAEGIDQEVLDLRWKVLGEKHPDTIRSLADLATTYHAQGRYDEALQLHQTALDFRRHVLGENHPDTMQSVAYLAATREALQQLPSLV